A stretch of Candidatus Vicinibacter affinis DNA encodes these proteins:
- the ppk1 gene encoding polyphosphate kinase 1, whose translation MNNLQLKHHYEYIDRDISWLDFNYRVLQEAKDPTVPLIERIKFLAIYSSNLGEFFRIRVAHHRNIKMLGKKTKSQLEYSPGTLLKELYKIVNQQLDEFNDIFDNQILPALCKENIFLLSHRELSQQQELFIESFFKENLLPFVQPVLLIGNKIKPFLNNSELYLTIILKSKDEPESPEQYGIVKIPSDHLKRFIILPSETDRHNVILLDEIVRFSLKWLFPGYDIIHSYSIKLTRDAELYIEDEFSGDLLEKIKKGLLKRNIGPASRLVYDQAMPKEMLKFFLDLLEIQKSDLTPEGRYHNNFDFFNFPDFGKKHLRNKVLKPLVYLPFHQNTNLFSAIDEKDHLLNFPYHEYEPVIRFFEEAARDPDVTQIKITQYRVAKKSRIMDALINAASAGKSVFVFIEVKARFDEAANLNWGEEMEKNGIKVRYSFPGLKVHSKAAIITKKSENETKNYAYLSTGNFHEGTAKAYSDFGLFTSDPRLTQEVNRIFGFLENVKLPTVSFKHLLVGQFNLNDELKVLIAFEKEQALKGLPSGIILKMNSIQDPEMIDLLYDAGLAGVDIKLIIRGICCLIPGKPGLSDHIEGISILDRFLEHARVYYFLNGGEEKVLLSSADWMVRNLHFRIETAFPIYTPEHKKMIIEILKIQLEDNIKARSLNHLTINQFRKNNSGRKMRSQLETYKYLKKRNVDFI comes from the coding sequence ATGAATAATCTGCAACTTAAACATCATTACGAGTATATTGACCGGGATATCAGTTGGTTGGATTTCAATTATCGTGTCTTACAAGAAGCAAAGGACCCTACAGTTCCTTTAATTGAACGTATTAAATTTCTAGCGATTTATTCATCAAATCTAGGTGAATTTTTTAGGATCAGGGTAGCTCACCATAGAAATATAAAGATGCTTGGTAAAAAAACCAAAAGTCAATTGGAATACAGCCCAGGAACCTTGTTAAAAGAATTGTATAAAATTGTCAATCAACAATTAGATGAATTTAATGATATTTTTGACAATCAAATCCTACCGGCACTCTGCAAGGAAAATATATTTCTGCTCTCACACCGCGAGTTAAGCCAACAGCAGGAGCTTTTCATTGAATCGTTTTTTAAAGAAAATTTACTCCCATTTGTTCAACCGGTATTATTGATTGGTAATAAAATCAAGCCCTTTCTGAATAACTCAGAATTGTATCTGACTATTATTCTAAAATCAAAAGATGAGCCCGAATCCCCTGAGCAATATGGAATTGTTAAAATTCCTTCTGATCATTTGAAGAGATTTATAATACTCCCATCAGAAACGGACAGGCACAATGTTATACTTTTGGATGAAATTGTACGATTTTCATTAAAATGGCTTTTTCCTGGATACGATATTATACATTCTTACTCAATAAAACTTACGCGTGATGCAGAACTGTATATTGAAGATGAGTTTAGCGGTGACTTACTGGAAAAAATAAAGAAGGGACTTTTAAAACGAAACATAGGTCCAGCATCTAGATTGGTTTATGATCAGGCCATGCCAAAAGAGATGCTTAAATTTTTTCTTGATTTATTAGAAATACAGAAATCTGACTTAACTCCGGAAGGAAGATATCATAATAATTTTGACTTTTTCAATTTTCCAGATTTTGGCAAAAAACACTTAAGAAACAAAGTACTCAAACCACTTGTATACCTGCCATTTCATCAAAACACTAATCTGTTTTCAGCAATAGACGAGAAAGATCATCTATTGAATTTTCCTTACCACGAATATGAGCCGGTCATCCGTTTTTTCGAAGAAGCCGCCAGAGATCCTGACGTCACCCAAATCAAAATTACACAATATCGGGTCGCTAAAAAATCCAGAATTATGGATGCATTGATTAATGCAGCATCGGCAGGTAAAAGTGTTTTTGTCTTCATCGAAGTTAAGGCCCGATTTGATGAAGCTGCAAATCTCAACTGGGGAGAAGAAATGGAAAAAAACGGAATTAAAGTAAGGTATAGTTTTCCAGGCCTTAAAGTACATTCAAAGGCAGCAATTATTACAAAAAAATCAGAAAATGAAACAAAAAACTATGCCTATTTAAGTACCGGTAATTTCCATGAAGGAACTGCAAAGGCATATAGTGATTTTGGGCTTTTCACATCAGACCCAAGATTAACTCAAGAAGTAAACAGGATTTTTGGTTTCTTGGAAAATGTTAAATTGCCCACAGTTTCCTTTAAACATCTACTGGTAGGACAGTTTAATTTAAATGATGAACTGAAAGTTTTAATAGCTTTTGAAAAAGAACAAGCTCTAAAAGGACTTCCTTCAGGAATCATATTGAAGATGAATAGTATTCAGGATCCTGAAATGATAGATCTTCTTTATGATGCAGGTTTGGCAGGAGTTGATATAAAACTTATAATAAGAGGAATCTGCTGCCTAATTCCAGGAAAACCAGGACTTAGTGACCACATAGAAGGTATTAGTATATTGGATCGTTTTTTGGAACACGCTCGTGTATACTATTTTTTAAATGGTGGAGAAGAAAAGGTGTTGCTTTCTTCAGCAGACTGGATGGTCAGAAATCTGCATTTTAGAATAGAAACAGCTTTTCCTATTTACACACCTGAACATAAAAAGATGATTATTGAAATACTTAAAATACAATTAGAGGACAATATAAAAGCCAGAAGTTTAAATCACTTAACGATTAATCAATTTAGAAAAAATAATTCCGGACGAAAAATGAGATCACAATTGGAAACGTACAAATACTTAAAAAAACGTAATGTTGATTTTATCTAA
- a CDS encoding divalent-cation tolerance protein CutA, translating into MKKIKHRLIYFHVPCPDKISADKLGDLSVQNRLAACAHIFPITSIFEWQGKVNKENEHLLILKTTKKKSDLLESFIAKKHHYDIPCILKIKGSCNASYYEWVKQQVKKPPIKITKKRSNHPS; encoded by the coding sequence ATGAAAAAAATCAAACACCGCCTGATATACTTTCATGTTCCATGCCCTGATAAAATTAGTGCTGATAAACTAGGAGATTTGAGCGTTCAAAATAGGTTGGCGGCCTGCGCACATATTTTCCCTATTACTTCAATTTTCGAATGGCAAGGAAAAGTAAATAAAGAAAATGAACACCTTTTAATACTAAAAACAACCAAAAAAAAATCTGACCTACTAGAATCTTTTATTGCGAAAAAACACCATTACGACATCCCATGTATACTCAAGATTAAAGGAAGCTGTAACGCCTCCTACTATGAATGGGTTAAGCAGCAAGTAAAAAAGCCCCCCATTAAAATCACTAAGAAACGATCAAACCATCCTTCATAA
- a CDS encoding ABC transporter ATP-binding protein — MICCEGIEKSYQKLPVLKGVNLNIKEGELTSIVGSSGAGKSTLLHIIGTLDRADRGNLLLNGESTSKWSEKDLSNFRNRNIGFIFQFHHLLAELTALENVCLPGFIAGDPEQSILNYGKELLDYLGLNERMSHKPGQLSGGEQQRVALARALLNHPKILLADEPTGNLDQENSSEVLKLLFKLRDELNMTMLIVTHDPSIASKTQKTYVMKDGLIVS, encoded by the coding sequence ATGATTTGTTGTGAAGGAATCGAAAAAAGCTATCAAAAGCTTCCTGTGCTAAAGGGGGTCAATTTGAATATTAAAGAAGGTGAGCTTACCAGCATTGTGGGTTCATCCGGTGCTGGAAAAAGCACTTTGCTCCATATTATTGGTACATTGGACCGGGCTGATCGGGGAAACCTATTGTTAAATGGCGAAAGCACCTCAAAGTGGTCAGAAAAGGATCTTTCGAATTTTCGAAATAGAAATATTGGTTTTATTTTTCAATTTCATCATTTACTTGCGGAGTTAACGGCATTGGAAAATGTCTGCTTGCCTGGTTTTATTGCGGGTGATCCTGAGCAATCTATACTCAATTATGGGAAAGAATTGTTGGATTATTTGGGTTTAAATGAACGAATGTCTCATAAGCCAGGTCAATTGTCTGGCGGAGAACAACAAAGGGTCGCCCTGGCGAGGGCATTGCTTAACCATCCAAAGATTCTTCTGGCTGACGAGCCTACAGGAAATCTGGATCAGGAAAATTCTTCAGAAGTACTTAAGTTACTTTTTAAATTGAGAGATGAACTAAATATGACCATGTTAATTGTCACTCATGATCCATCGATAGCTTCAAAAACGCAAAAGACCTATGTTATGAAGGATGGTTTGATCGTTTCTTAG
- a CDS encoding glycosyltransferase, translating to MKILLLCKKFPYPLKDGEAIAVNQLSKSLTENGCEVTLLAMNTSRHHYKGNGSLPKELSHFKEIHTVDVDNQITPWGAFKNLFTTESYHISRFVSEEFAQKLTCVLKENQFDIVQLETLYLAPYLKFIKDNSEAIVVMRAHNIEHEIWHRISDQIKFIPKKIYLNYLAKKLKKFEIEKLNEYDFLVAITERDLEMFKSLGYKNGCLATPVGFDLKEYQPEYSAFKKELNLSFIGSLDWMPNIEGLRWFLSEVWPLLHSKFPNLKFHFAGRNAPKDLANIQLPGVIFHKDVSDSKDFMLEYPILIVPIFAGSGIRVKILEAMALGRVVITSSIGLEGIPAKHLDQVILANSAEDYIHSIQMCYDGKINLLNLGQSARNFVHNNFDSSKLAEKLLTAYQNVIDSPSHL from the coding sequence ATGAAAATTCTGCTTCTCTGTAAAAAATTTCCCTACCCTTTAAAGGATGGTGAAGCTATTGCAGTGAACCAATTAAGCAAGTCATTGACTGAAAATGGATGTGAAGTAACGCTTTTAGCTATGAATACAAGCAGGCATCATTACAAAGGCAATGGCTCCCTTCCAAAAGAGCTTAGCCACTTTAAAGAAATTCACACAGTGGATGTGGACAATCAAATCACTCCCTGGGGGGCATTCAAGAACCTCTTCACAACAGAATCTTATCATATTTCTCGTTTTGTCTCAGAGGAATTTGCACAGAAACTTACTTGTGTTTTAAAAGAAAACCAATTTGACATCGTCCAGCTTGAAACGCTTTATTTAGCTCCTTATTTGAAATTCATCAAAGACAATTCAGAGGCCATTGTTGTTATGCGTGCACACAATATTGAACATGAAATATGGCATAGGATTTCTGATCAAATCAAATTTATTCCAAAAAAAATATATTTGAACTATTTGGCAAAAAAGCTTAAGAAGTTTGAAATTGAAAAATTAAATGAATACGATTTTTTAGTTGCGATTACAGAAAGAGATTTAGAAATGTTTAAATCCTTGGGTTATAAGAATGGCTGTTTGGCAACTCCTGTAGGCTTTGATCTTAAAGAATATCAACCTGAATATTCCGCTTTTAAAAAAGAGCTTAATCTATCATTTATTGGATCTTTGGATTGGATGCCAAATATTGAAGGACTTAGATGGTTTTTGAGCGAGGTCTGGCCGTTACTGCATTCCAAATTTCCAAATTTAAAGTTTCATTTTGCAGGTAGAAATGCTCCAAAAGATCTTGCTAACATACAATTACCCGGAGTTATTTTCCATAAAGATGTCTCTGACAGCAAGGATTTCATGCTTGAATATCCAATTTTAATAGTGCCCATATTTGCGGGTTCAGGAATTAGAGTTAAAATTCTTGAAGCGATGGCCCTTGGAAGGGTTGTGATCACCAGTTCAATTGGCTTAGAGGGCATTCCTGCCAAACACTTAGATCAAGTTATCCTGGCCAATTCTGCAGAAGACTATATCCATAGCATTCAAATGTGCTACGATGGAAAAATTAATCTTTTGAACCTGGGACAATCAGCCAGAAATTTTGTTCACAACAATTTTGACAGCTCTAAGCTAGCAGAAAAATTATTGACCGCTTATCAAAATGTTATTGATTCTCCAAGCCACCTTTAA
- a CDS encoding glycosyltransferase, translating to MINLFKKKKFPKAELDEDDDLPIVSSITSVYNESSIIELKLISLLESDYPQSKLNVFVGSDSSVDGSDEIIKKLTLRYPNLKFFQFTQRRGKASVINDLLDEALNLNPKSSRHVILYNDANVILSKNTIRKLIRNFKDEKVVLVDSRIIPENLRKDGISKSENKYMNLEIRIKNLEGEIWGTMMGAFGGCFSIRSNYTSKVPENFLMDDFYISMSALGLGGKCINDLEAICYEGIPNQIQEEFRRKTRISAGNFQNLTVFYHFLISRPFSRAYVFFSHKVLRWIGPFLLILIWLSALGLSFSNPWPYLSIFIIINLFYFIIPLTDWLMSKIGIHIKILRGIRYFILMNFALLNGFIKFIKGIENSAWQPPKRTVS from the coding sequence ATGATAAACTTATTTAAAAAGAAAAAATTCCCCAAGGCTGAACTAGATGAAGATGATGACTTGCCGATTGTTTCCAGCATAACTTCAGTGTATAATGAATCTTCGATAATTGAATTAAAGTTGATTTCTTTGCTGGAATCAGATTATCCTCAAAGCAAATTAAATGTATTTGTAGGTTCTGATAGTTCAGTGGATGGTTCTGATGAAATTATTAAGAAACTTACTTTAAGATACCCAAATCTCAAATTTTTCCAATTCACTCAAAGAAGAGGAAAAGCTTCTGTAATTAACGATTTATTGGATGAGGCATTGAATTTAAATCCCAAATCTTCCAGACATGTAATATTATACAATGACGCAAATGTGATTCTATCCAAAAACACCATTAGAAAATTGATTAGAAATTTTAAAGATGAAAAAGTTGTTTTGGTGGATTCCAGAATCATTCCTGAAAACCTTAGGAAAGATGGTATTTCAAAATCGGAAAATAAATACATGAATCTTGAAATCAGGATCAAGAATCTAGAAGGTGAAATTTGGGGTACCATGATGGGAGCTTTTGGCGGTTGCTTTAGTATTCGATCAAACTACACCAGTAAAGTTCCTGAAAATTTTTTGATGGATGATTTTTATATTTCTATGTCCGCATTGGGTTTGGGAGGCAAGTGCATTAATGACTTAGAAGCTATTTGTTATGAAGGTATCCCAAATCAAATCCAAGAAGAATTCAGGAGGAAAACAAGAATTTCTGCCGGTAATTTTCAGAACCTGACAGTTTTCTATCATTTTTTAATTTCTAGGCCTTTTTCCAGAGCTTATGTATTCTTTTCACACAAAGTTTTGAGATGGATTGGTCCATTCCTGTTAATTTTAATTTGGCTTTCTGCCCTAGGCCTATCATTTAGTAATCCTTGGCCTTATCTCAGTATTTTTATAATTATTAATTTGTTTTACTTTATCATACCACTTACAGACTGGTTGATGAGTAAAATAGGGATACATATTAAAATTTTGCGAGGGATCAGATATTTTATTTTGATGAACTTTGCTCTATTAAATGGGTTTATAAAATTTATTAAAGGCATTGAAAACAGTGCCTGGCAACCACCAAAAAGAACTGTCAGCTAA
- the ribB gene encoding 3,4-dihydroxy-2-butanone-4-phosphate synthase, with protein MVKFNSIEDAITDFKKGKILIVVDNEDRENEGDFICAAETITPEIVNFMATHGRGLICAPFTESRADELNLPLMVRSNTSLHETAFTVSVDLIGHGCSTGISAYDRALTLKGLADPNFIASDFARPGHIFPLRAKYGGVLQRAGHTEATIDLARMAGMQPVGALIEILNEDGSMARLPQLVEKAQKFDLKIISISDLIEYRLRSERLVKSEDRWSQQIMGSDFEIIQYGQVNSGEKHIALVKGKINPEQTVLVRAQYCDSLAEIIDLLIHKDQSLLSKAFKKIEESECGVLLLITNESKEKDPMSKLFSDKPKIIRPEQDQREIGIGSQILRDLGIRNMKLLSNKPKKNIALEAYGLNLEGYVAF; from the coding sequence ATGGTAAAGTTTAATTCTATCGAAGATGCCATCACAGATTTTAAGAAGGGAAAAATCTTGATAGTGGTAGATAATGAAGATCGTGAAAATGAAGGGGACTTTATTTGTGCAGCAGAAACCATTACCCCTGAAATTGTAAACTTTATGGCTACTCATGGAAGAGGTTTAATTTGTGCCCCTTTCACTGAAAGCAGGGCTGATGAATTAAATTTACCATTGATGGTCCGTTCAAACACCTCCTTGCACGAAACCGCCTTTACAGTTTCGGTCGATTTAATCGGGCATGGGTGCAGTACAGGAATTTCTGCATATGACCGTGCTCTGACTTTGAAAGGCCTTGCGGATCCAAATTTTATTGCCAGCGACTTTGCAAGACCCGGGCACATATTCCCATTAAGGGCAAAATATGGTGGCGTATTACAAAGGGCTGGGCATACGGAAGCAACCATTGATTTAGCCAGAATGGCTGGCATGCAGCCGGTCGGTGCATTAATTGAAATTCTTAATGAAGATGGAAGCATGGCCAGACTCCCACAGCTGGTTGAGAAAGCACAAAAATTTGACCTCAAAATAATATCAATCAGTGATTTAATTGAATACAGGCTTAGAAGTGAGCGCCTTGTAAAATCTGAAGACAGATGGTCTCAACAAATTATGGGGTCTGATTTTGAAATTATCCAATACGGTCAGGTAAATTCAGGGGAAAAGCACATAGCCCTAGTAAAAGGTAAAATAAATCCAGAACAAACTGTATTGGTCCGAGCTCAATACTGCGACAGTCTAGCTGAAATTATCGATCTATTAATTCATAAAGATCAAAGCCTGTTGTCCAAAGCATTTAAAAAAATTGAAGAGAGTGAATGTGGAGTCTTGCTATTAATCACCAACGAAAGCAAAGAGAAAGACCCAATGTCAAAGCTTTTTTCGGATAAGCCAAAGATTATTAGACCAGAACAAGATCAAAGGGAAATTGGGATTGGTAGTCAAATACTTAGAGATCTTGGTATCAGAAACATGAAACTCCTTAGCAATAAACCTAAGAAAAATATAGCTTTGGAAGCTTATGGACTAAATTTAGAAGGGTATGTTGCTTTTTGA
- the fsa gene encoding fructose-6-phosphate aldolase, with protein MKFFIDTANLAQIAEAKALGILDGVTTNPSLMAKEGITGKQNIYTHYKKICDLVDGDVSAEVISTDLEGMLREGKELAEIADNIVVKIPMIKEGIKAICEFNTLGIKTNCTLVFSAGQAILAAKAGATYLSPFIGRIDDSNWDGIQLISDIFEIYTLQGYETEILAASIRTSRQIVEAAKAGADVVTCPLDAILGLLKHPLTDIGLEKFLDDHKKAQKLS; from the coding sequence ATGAAATTTTTTATTGACACAGCCAATCTTGCACAGATCGCTGAAGCAAAAGCACTCGGTATTCTTGATGGTGTTACAACCAATCCCAGCCTGATGGCTAAAGAAGGAATAACTGGAAAACAAAATATTTATACTCATTACAAAAAGATTTGTGATTTAGTGGATGGCGATGTAAGTGCAGAAGTCATTTCTACAGATTTGGAAGGCATGTTAAGGGAGGGAAAAGAATTGGCAGAAATTGCTGATAATATTGTTGTGAAAATTCCTATGATTAAAGAAGGCATCAAAGCAATTTGTGAGTTCAACACTTTAGGTATAAAGACTAACTGTACTTTAGTCTTTAGTGCAGGACAGGCGATATTGGCAGCCAAAGCTGGAGCTACTTATTTATCTCCTTTTATTGGCCGCATAGATGATTCAAATTGGGATGGAATTCAGTTAATTTCTGATATTTTCGAAATTTATACTCTTCAAGGTTACGAAACAGAAATTTTAGCTGCTTCTATCCGTACCTCCAGACAAATTGTAGAAGCTGCTAAAGCAGGGGCAGATGTTGTGACATGTCCACTCGATGCTATTTTGGGGCTTTTAAAGCATCCCCTAACAGATATTGGCCTGGAAAAATTTTTAGATGACCACAAAAAAGCTCAGAAACTTAGCTGA
- a CDS encoding RNA pseudouridine synthase → MLPKIIYEDNHIIVLEKYPGLLSQGDETGHPNLIDIIKNYLKVKYHKPGEVYLGLLQRIDRPVGGLLILAKTSKAFTRLHDQIKARTVDKYYLAISDCRPPKDEDQLIHYMVKDEKINLSKVYEKEVPGSKDARLNYKLIGSKDGKFLFQIKLITGRSHQIRAQMAYIGCPLLGDVKYGKSLPKPSYELCLYAYKVAITHPVLKERMVWTHFPNPTGYWKGMDEFFPLLN, encoded by the coding sequence ATGCTTCCCAAAATAATTTACGAAGATAACCATATAATAGTCCTGGAGAAATATCCTGGACTTTTATCCCAAGGTGATGAGACAGGACACCCAAACTTAATTGACATCATCAAAAATTATTTGAAGGTCAAGTACCATAAACCAGGAGAAGTTTATCTTGGATTGCTTCAAAGGATTGACAGACCAGTGGGAGGATTATTGATTTTGGCCAAAACTTCTAAAGCCTTTACCAGACTGCATGACCAAATTAAAGCACGTACTGTAGACAAATATTACCTGGCAATAAGCGATTGTAGACCTCCAAAGGATGAAGATCAATTAATTCATTACATGGTGAAAGATGAGAAGATTAATCTTTCAAAGGTTTATGAGAAGGAAGTGCCTGGGTCAAAGGACGCAAGGCTAAACTACAAATTGATTGGGAGTAAGGATGGCAAGTTTTTGTTTCAGATCAAACTTATTACCGGTCGTTCACATCAAATCAGGGCCCAAATGGCCTATATCGGCTGTCCCTTATTGGGGGATGTCAAATACGGCAAAAGTCTTCCAAAACCCTCCTATGAACTCTGCCTCTATGCTTATAAAGTTGCAATTACCCATCCGGTGCTCAAAGAAAGGATGGTCTGGACTCATTTTCCTAATCCAACTGGGTATTGGAAAGGAATGGACGAATTTTTTCCATTGTTAAATTAG
- a CDS encoding 1,4-dihydroxy-6-naphthoate synthase: MSGGKNRIKLAISPCPNDTFIFGPMILGLTDQQYGLTKTDIQTDYFDIQTLNELALFHKYDIIKVSAAHALSISDHYDFFTCGGAMGLNCGPLLITKNEIDSAPINTRSVILPGKNTTARFLFEFAFPEAKSLFFGTFSEIEDLVQKEVYPYGVIIHENRFTYQSKGLVKILDLGEYWNQETGFPIPLGLIGVKKELDINLKIKIKDQIVSSLAYATEHVDQIFSYIKSHAQELDKEVIFQHIDLYVNEFSHDLGDTGKSAVNELFKSAQAAKTTSTINFI, encoded by the coding sequence ATGTCTGGAGGCAAAAATAGGATTAAGCTAGCGATTTCACCTTGTCCAAATGATACCTTTATTTTTGGACCGATGATCCTAGGTTTAACAGACCAACAATATGGTTTAACAAAAACGGACATTCAGACAGATTATTTTGACATTCAGACTCTTAATGAGTTAGCACTCTTTCATAAATATGATATCATCAAGGTGAGTGCTGCGCATGCACTTTCGATTTCTGATCATTATGATTTTTTTACTTGCGGTGGGGCTATGGGGCTGAACTGCGGGCCTTTACTCATAACAAAAAATGAAATTGATAGTGCCCCAATTAATACTAGGTCTGTAATACTACCTGGCAAAAATACAACCGCCCGATTTTTGTTTGAATTCGCCTTTCCCGAGGCTAAGTCACTATTTTTTGGAACATTTTCAGAAATTGAGGATTTGGTTCAGAAAGAAGTTTATCCATATGGGGTCATAATCCATGAAAACAGGTTTACTTATCAGTCCAAAGGATTGGTCAAAATCCTGGATTTAGGTGAATATTGGAATCAAGAGACTGGTTTTCCAATTCCACTAGGCTTAATTGGTGTAAAAAAAGAGTTGGACATCAATTTAAAAATTAAAATTAAAGATCAAATCGTTTCATCCCTTGCCTATGCAACTGAACATGTCGATCAAATATTCTCTTATATTAAATCACATGCTCAGGAATTAGACAAAGAAGTCATATTTCAACACATTGACCTCTATGTGAATGAATTCAGCCATGACCTGGGTGACACTGGTAAGTCTGCTGTAAATGAATTATTTAAATCTGCTCAAGCAGCTAAAACAACTTCAACAATAAATTTTATTTAG
- the ald gene encoding alanine dehydrogenase → MIIGVPKEIKSNENRVALTPAGALELTKRGHQVYVQSTAGVGSGFTNENYISAGAKILNSIEEIYHIADMIIKVKEPIESEYKLIKKDQLLFTYFHFASYEPLTNAMIQSGAVCLAYETVELPDRSLPLLIPMSEVAGRMAIQEGAKYLEKPQKGKGILLGGVPGVPPAKVLVLGGGVVGTQAAKMAAGLGAQVTLMDISLNRLRYLADVMPANVHTMFSNELTIRELVRSHDLIVGAVLIPGAKAPSLVTRDMLSTMHPGTVLVDVAIDQGGCIETSKPTTHDDPIYIIDEVVHYCVANMPGAVPYTSTVALTNATLPYAIQLADKGWRKACSENKSLMLGLNVVGGKVVYEGVAKAFNLTYTKVEDVI, encoded by the coding sequence ATGATTATAGGAGTTCCAAAAGAAATCAAATCAAACGAAAACAGAGTTGCTTTAACCCCCGCCGGAGCCCTTGAACTCACGAAACGTGGGCATCAAGTTTACGTGCAAAGTACTGCAGGTGTTGGCAGTGGATTCACCAATGAAAATTACATCAGTGCAGGTGCCAAAATATTGAATAGCATTGAAGAAATATATCATATCGCGGATATGATTATTAAAGTCAAGGAACCTATTGAGTCAGAATATAAGCTCATTAAAAAAGACCAATTGCTGTTTACTTACTTCCATTTTGCTTCTTATGAGCCTCTCACTAATGCTATGATTCAAAGTGGCGCGGTATGTCTTGCATACGAAACCGTTGAATTACCTGACAGAAGCCTCCCACTGTTAATCCCTATGTCTGAAGTCGCAGGCCGTATGGCTATCCAAGAAGGAGCAAAATATCTTGAAAAGCCTCAAAAGGGTAAAGGAATTCTATTGGGGGGAGTGCCTGGTGTGCCTCCTGCTAAAGTTCTGGTACTTGGCGGGGGGGTTGTGGGTACGCAAGCTGCTAAAATGGCTGCCGGATTAGGTGCACAAGTAACTTTAATGGACATTAGCCTTAATCGGTTACGCTATTTGGCAGATGTGATGCCGGCAAACGTACATACAATGTTTTCGAATGAATTAACGATTAGAGAATTAGTAAGGAGCCATGACTTAATAGTCGGAGCAGTTTTAATTCCTGGAGCAAAAGCTCCAAGTTTGGTCACCAGAGATATGCTGTCAACTATGCACCCTGGAACCGTTTTGGTGGATGTGGCCATAGATCAGGGTGGGTGCATAGAGACCTCTAAACCTACCACACACGATGATCCGATTTACATTATTGATGAGGTCGTGCATTATTGTGTTGCGAATATGCCTGGTGCCGTTCCTTACACATCCACAGTGGCACTAACAAATGCCACACTTCCTTATGCCATTCAATTAGCTGATAAAGGATGGAGAAAAGCCTGTTCGGAAAATAAATCCCTTATGCTGGGATTAAATGTTGTTGGTGGAAAGGTTGTTTATGAGGGAGTTGCCAAGGCGTTCAATTTGACCTACACAAAAGTTGAAGATGTAATTTAA
- a CDS encoding DNA-binding protein: MYITLEELRQIKHLLPSGSIKRIADELNIDEQAVRNYFGANHLENSGNHLQAGPNGGIVQIENMEILNLAKKILDEENIAHSN; this comes from the coding sequence ATGTATATTACTTTGGAAGAACTTCGTCAAATTAAGCATCTATTGCCCAGTGGCAGTATCAAGCGCATAGCTGATGAGTTAAACATTGACGAACAAGCAGTTAGAAATTATTTTGGAGCGAATCATTTGGAGAATTCAGGTAACCACTTGCAGGCTGGTCCGAACGGTGGGATTGTGCAGATAGAGAATATGGAAATTCTCAATTTGGCAAAAAAAATATTAGATGAAGAGAATATTGCACATTCCAATTAA